The DNA window caacatgaatataaaccatatatattagtgataaatctaattttaaaaaattaatatcattgttaatgaaaatagtaataataattttcaatattattattaatatcattgttattgaaaatagtaatgaaaaagagtttttttataattggatggtttaattaattaaattaaacaaggttcaatttgattcaacggcttttcaagagcggaacggaacatgtggaatgaaaccagAACGTTCCGGGtgaaatttagccgaaaaatccggaacggaccgagatttaaaatgagatgaaatttattccgttttgttccgttttttgaattggtatggaacgTTTCGGCCATTCTGGACGAAACGGaatggaattgacaaccttactCTTAACACTGATCGCGTCAAGATTTATGATTTGGATGCGCTTTTAGGAGATTATAGCAATGTGTTAATGTTTTGAAACGTTTTTAAGATTAACAAAATGTGAATTAGAATGTTAGAACAGTTGGTTTAGAAACACatttaataaatacatttaaGATCAATTTTATTGTGGAGTCCACTCATCATTTGAGTTaagattttgttaaaaattattttctaacatgaatactttaatataaaatattaaaacatttaaaattaattatgaatgaataacaaaataatttttaattgacttgTTTTTACAAATCCAAAAACTTCACTTttacatcaaaaaattataaaattttcttataacttatataataaaaaactaaagaattaaaattaaccTTATAAATCACCAtaaattttagagagaaaaagtcGTAGACCAAGTAGCTAGATTTAAGTAATACGTGCTTGCTTAGCCTGTATCTaggtttttaaattgatttttttttttaatttgttatgttttataccTAAAAGTCTAAAGTcctaaaaaatttttatttaatacaaagcatcagaattaattttttttattcaaaattaatcatGACAGTTCGAGCTTCGGCTAGGGGCTATCATTAGTAATTGGAATAAACAagcatattttttcaataacattCTACTTTCAAGGATAAATGATCGAGTTCTTGacaagaatatttatatttttcgtCTGTATTTTTTCAACAAGTAAATCATGtttactttattattatatttaaaaaattaaatttagtttaataCTTTATGTTTTAAAGGAAGAAGGAAAGTCCGAAACCCAAAATGAGAATATTTTTGGCGAGGCAGGAGATTTGGTTCCTCACCTTCCCCGCCCTCTACAGAACAGAAAGACATCAACAAATGGACaagaaatttatatttctttattgtgaaattatataaaaaaaatcctcgaTCTTAAATTTTGGGGAACAGCTTGCGTTTTCCTTCATATGATTTTGGGTACAATCATGGAATAGCTGTTCAAATGTTCATAATCAAAATTAGGGCCGATAGGCGAGGGAAATCACGATCACTGTCACTATGACACACTGCATAAGAAGTCCAATAATGGCAGAAAAgaacatgagagagagagagagagagagagagagagagagagaggcacaggtacatttccaaacaaattgATACAACCTAATTAAGAGGTATTAGGAATTACATCTCTTTTTTGTTCCTTTCGTCGACTGGCAAACCCTTCACAGTGTCTCATAATCCAATATCTCTCTATTTCCTCAGCTTTGCGGCCTGGAATTCGACCTGCGATCAAAGCCCACCtgtaataaatcatgaataagaGAATTCCGATTAATCTTACAAAACGGAGAATAatactcttctttctttttctgtgaACACATGCACCCAAAGCAGCAGCTAGCCAACCTAAAAATTCTTTTACTTGGTTTCTTTTGTGGTTCGTGTTTCAGAATATaataacgattattttttaaagttttttttatttagaaaaacataaaaaaaaataaaccttaaatATACCTCCAAATCGAATCATTGTGAAAATCCTACTACATCACATAAAGAAGGATGATATGCATGTAGTATTATTCCTCTTAATATAtaggtaatttttaaattgtctttGAGAAATTCCTAAGGCATTATCTCACAGTGCTCGcccttaaaaaacaatttcctttcttttccaatttttttttaatcttcagaGAGAAGTAGAAATGATAATTTTCAGAAGGACGGATCATCAAATGAGACCCATTTTTAGACCATGTTTACattatataaatagaaatttaaacTATGACTGGATCGGATCCATCACACACGCCACACAGGGCCCATCgattaattgaagaagaagaagaactttCCGGTTTGCATTGCGAGAAAGAGAGGGTAAGTTTCTTGATATACACTCTTAAAAAGGATGCTTTACCTGTCTCCGACCAGCTTATACATTCTGTAAATGagatcttcttcttgttctgaCATGTTGATGAATTCCCATTCAATGCTGCTTACCTCTACCAAATCATCACACAGAAAGAGCTGTGAAGTAGCTAGAAAGAAAACGAGAAACTGTAAAGAGAAACTATTGGCCTCGCAAGAAAGGGGGAGACAAGGGATCGAgaactcaaacaaaaaaagttaaacacGAAACGTACGTAGgagggaaaagaagaaaacgaTCTTAATCTTTGAGAAGGTAAAAGAGAATCCACAAAGGGAATTATTGCTTGGTTGAAGCAGCAAAAAGAGGAAGGAAAGAAACTCTTTGGATTTGAAACACCATAACAAGTATAATTAAAGCGTAGGAAGCTCACCTTGATCAGAGCAATGAGTTGTTGTCTTGGCTTGCTTCCTGCGACgtctatccattttttttattttttgccccTGAGCAGTTTcagtgaggaaaaaaaatacagggaACGAGATCAGGGAACGAGCTGAGACAGGGGGGGTTAATTAATAAAGAGAAAGACAACCCAACCCAACAGGATTTTCGAGCGTGAAAGTGAAAGAGCCGACAGTGTATTAACAGTTTTTTaccaagatatatatatatatgttaaatttaatatCCTTTCCTTTGGGAGTGGTagctttcatttttaaaaatatatatttttttttaaaaaattaatatttcttttagaatattaattttgctatttttttttttaaaaaaaacttaccaaTAAGCAAAAATAGTGGATAAGATACAATAAGAAACCCTGTAATTAAATGAATCCAGCATATTTTGAAAAGACCAATTTGTGCGAGGAAAGCGCGATGCTGTCCCTTTCATGAATGGTATAATTGTCTTTTCAGCAAAAGGAGAGCTCGAAACACAGGAACTTGGACCTCGGTacaatttgtattttattggTAGGACCTGTGGTTTGTTCATCTCCCTCTATCAACGCAACTTAACCcatgatgtttggtagtgtgatttataatattttttaaaatataataaaaaaatattttttaatttttaacattatcatattaaaattataaaaaatttataaaaaaattatcaatgctTTTTCaaagcaaatttttttaaaaaaaaatacctaaaaatacAAGCTATTGTATTCCTAACAGCCAATCAATACTAAATTTAACAGTGTCAGCTCGGTTGGGTTgggtttctttttattaattaacccCCTCTGTCTCTCAGCTAGTCCCTTGatcttttttctcattattttttcctCACTGAAACAAATCACAATTTGCTTCTTGGTACGTTGTTACATGTCATGGGAAATACAACAGTCAACCTTGTTGCTATTTCAAAATGAATTGTACAAATtatgaagaagagagaagaaaaaggagagtgaaaaaaaattaaagaaaaaaatatcataaatatattgaaactcTGATTATAAAACTAgtagtattataaaaaagatcTCGATAAAATGAGTACAACTATACCAAGAAATATCATATACGGTGATCGGAATAAGCTACACTTGTTGCTCATAGATGACAAGTGGCTCATTTGCCTACGGTGACCAGTGTGACCCACTCCAATCacaattgattatttttcttggtattgTTGGATTCGTCTTATCGATATCTTTTTAATAGTACTAGTATCGTAATTAAAGCTTTGGTATGCCTTTatgatcttctttttttctcctttttcttcataaataataatgaggagagattagagagagaaaaaaaggactGTGGAAGCATATCAAAACTCCAATTACAACACCactaatattatcaaaaaaaaaatcttgagaaaacaaatttaacaatattaaaaagattattaacGATTATCATAGTAGAGTAGACTATACTTACCATCAAAGACAAAATAAGCCACACTTCTCTGTGTGTGTGCAGAGgcggagcaaaaaaaaaatcaaggggggtcaaattaaataatgttacaAGGGGGATTTTCTTTCTGAGACTTTATTTCAAGAAAGGGGCTGGAGAAAATTTTTCTTGCAGGGACTGGGACCCCTGCCAGCCCCCCTTACCTCCGCCACTGTGTGTGTGATCCCTCTAGGGGGCAACACAAGGTATGGTGGCATActcaaggaagaaaaaacatttaaaatcacCAAGTTATTCTACTGTTTATTTAGAGTTGTATTGTTAAGGTGTTTTTACTGTATTTGAAGATGGTTTTTAAATTACatttgaattaagaaaaaaagtattaaatttcatgttttttcaaaaaaaattgaatgattctgatttttcaattcaaatagaACCTATGTCATGTTATCAAACATAAATCTGAGTAGTTTACGGTTggtttttaatgttgttggcTAGTTTTTCATTCTTAAAAAATGTTTGTAAATgttgagcatgcaacatgtccgAACATAAATTTAAGGCAAGCCTAACTTCCTCCtattttattgagaaaataaataaataaataaataaaacgctgctgaaaaaaaatatattaaggcATGTGTAAATTGCATAAGAGCAGGTTTCATTCTTAAGaagtaaatcaaataaaatcatgggAGTAGAGcgttttgattttatgattttggcACTGAAATGACAGTGAATGAACTACAATAAAATGCTGCAATTTATGCCAATGTGGAAGTAAAATCCATGAGAAGAATATAATTGATAGTGAGAATTTACATTGACATAGTCAACCTGATTTGACCTTGCTGGCCGTGGGCTTTTTTCTTGATCAAATTCtaagtcgagttttaaaactataataataattatttttattcttattttaaccATAGCCAACAATCAACCTGATCTATGAATTGGGTCTTGTCCCGGGTTAACCTTcaagttaggttttaaaactataataatattcacttttatttttatattaactcggGTCAACTCTTATGACCCGTGACCTGGACCTTGTCTCGGATCGACTtccaagttgagttttaaaactattataaaaattatttttattcttacatgttTTAGTTGGACACTTTTggaattgagagttttttacaatgatattttagaaataaaaaaaataaatattgtcttTTAAGTCATGTCTTCTTTGtatcttttgttttgaaagtatagaaattcactctaaaattatctcatagataaatgtatttttatgtcTCTATCTTTAACTATTCagtcaaacatatttttgtctTATTATCTTCATCCTTTCTATTCCAGGACAGTAACTAAACGTCGTCTTAGTTTGCATAAACTTTAAATCACAAATATCCAAGTGAATTAAACTTAGAGGTTCATtacttttttcaattgaatgaaaaaaaagttcttaTGAATTTTGAGTCTAAACAAACCTCACagttatgatttttctaaaaaatcacaCTAGgtaataaattaagatttattaatttttatatataattataattctcataATTTAACCTTCCATGCTACATATCACAAGTCTTAAGCAGACAAAAAGAATaggcattattattattattattattattattattcatcgTTATAATAGTCATGTATTAATTGTTGTGTTGGTGACCGAGGTGAACcagaaaacataataatatagaCAATAGTATAGaccaaaaattaacatgttcattttaaaaactttatcaaCAAAGTGATTAACCTCTTTGACACTGGCTTCAATAATCATACCATTTCTTGGATTACTTTGTTGAACTTTATTTATGTAATCATTGGTTGGGTACATTGTCTTGTTGCATATATGTTTAGTTGCATTAGTGTTAACCTACTACCATACAAGATTTTTAATCAGGTTaactttataaataacaataaaaatattcattttttaaattttactagCGAGGTGATCAACCTCGTTGATATtaactttaataattatatcatttcttGTATTAATTTGTTGAGCTCTAATTCGGTAACCCTTGGATGGATTCCTTATCTTGTTGCAAATAAAACGCTTGCTATTAAATGTTTTGACAATACTTTTCCCTTTCTTATTAAGCATTTTATTTAGGAACTTTACCACTTGTTTCATAAAGTTTGCTTTGAGGACTATATCAGAAAAGTTGGCTCTTCATTTGGATAACTTATTGTCCTCTTCTACCTCTAGCCTCAATATAGGTCTTTAACTCACATTTTCTTGCTATTATGCttaagataatttttgaattttttctaagatgataataatttcttaataattataGTCATTTAAAAGTATTCACTTATAAATACATCTTTAGCGTAGATATAACGCAAGGTACGTTGAAACACTTGAACTTGACCCATAACAATCTTGGAGTCAATTatcttaaaatctaaaattttattaactatGAACTTTTTCATACCAGCAATTTCaaccttgaattttttatccaaaattttttgaagtaaatttattttcttgattgaattataCATATCATTTTATGTATTATCGGATCTAATCATGATATAATTCTTACATACAAAATCACTATGATTCTATAGATCCTAACCTACCATAACAATGAAATTATATTCACTATATGACAAATTTGAAGCTTTTTCTGTGATGAACTTTCTCAAGTTTGGCAtgattttaattggaaaaacCTATTTCTAATTCGAGACCGAAATGACATTGTTTCACATTAAGTGAAATGATGCATTTTTTTAACGacaaacaagttttgaaaatccaaacaaaaagacatcattttgttcatgaatCTGCAGAATTTCTAGGCAAAACAGGAACAGCCGACTCTCATGTGATCCCTGGACTTTAATTTATGATCTTAATTGATTCTCTTGATAGCATATAATGCAAGAAACGTAATCCGCTTCAAATTTCAAGccgaacacacacacacacacacacacacacacacactcaatCAACATCTTTTCCGGGCCATAATTCAGCctttccacacacacacacacacacactcaatCAACATCTTTTCCGGGCCATAATTCAGCCTTTCCATTATTGTTAAAGCCAACCTTTTGTGGGGAACTGTACATCCAACTATAAAACAAAAGCACAGAAAGCAGCTTTGGCTATTGCAGGTTGTATATTCACGAAGCTCTTAGCTTTTTGGGCAAAGGAAGGAATCCAAGTGACCCCTCAAGACAAAAGGACATCGATTTATCAGTGCTACCACAAGTATAATAACCTCTTTTACTCCATCCCTTTCACACCCTCTTATGGCTACTGCCTCTTCGTTAATCACATGCATGTTATGGGTCTTGGTGCTTGTTTCTCTTAACATGTAATGAAGGCAAGGCAGCCTCGtttcctctcattttttttatgcatataatcTGCTGCTAAAACAAGAAACCCGCCCTATACCTCTTGTGTCGAGAAAAGCGAACCTCGCTCCCTGTTTCCTTTCTCTACAGAGAAAAGTGTGACCCGTGCTTGTCTGTTTGCACGTCACCTTGTGCATTCCCTTTTATAAGGTTGTAATAGTTGTAATGGCAGGAGGTCATATAAGGCTAAACCTCTCATTTTCTATCccttttcatacaacaaatagGCATGGGCTTGTGTTTTGGGGCTGTAATGATTACCTGGTTGGGGTCAAGTCTTCCTTGATAAATGTTAATAAGTTTGGTCTATGGTATGACAAGCTTGGGCTATTTTGTATTGGGTTGTACTCATGGCTTTGATGGGTTTGGGTTAAGCACactcatgttaaaaaaaaaaaaaaaaactaaaaataacctCAATTTTATGTGAAGATATACAAAATTGCGTGCATTACGGACAAGTTAttcttaaaattcatttttttacatatttttatcaggataaaaaagcaatttttttctctaaattttttttgtttgcattcaataaaaatacttgttttactataaaaatataaaattaaaaattaaatacttcagggagttgagtttgagtttgaGTTTAATAGGTTTTcacgatttatttaatttttacaacaaaCTATATTGATGGACGTCCATTAGTTTTTCCATGTctacatataaaacatattttaatttatgatatgatAGATatgtttctaaaattatttttaaagaatatttctATAGCTAGGTTGATacataaattagtttaaaaatacattttgttcTCGAATAAAAATTAACGCCAGACTTGTATCATAATATACACTTAATCGAGGTTTATCTAATGTAATAGGTGCTTAGAATCGTAGGTAGGATTCGCGTGTCGgggaaatatatattatatcaatataaaagatgaaattattggGAGAATTGATGTTAATTATAATATGTCTTTATAATACGAAGACTCattatatttaaagtgttatttGCCCTAGTTACAAACTATTTACTATTGAGTTTAAGACAAATACATTTGCAGTAAGAGATTTGGATAGCAAAACTAACGACTCTCCTAAgagtgtttggaaacgcgggttaacctgtattttttaaaaaaatattttttattttaatttttaaaaaaattaatttttttatgttttaaatcattttaattcatttatctcaaaaataaattttaaaaataaaaaaatattattttaatatatttcaaaataaaaataactcttGTTTTTACAGTGTCAAATGACCAATAACTAATATTCTATCGTTATTTGCCTAGAAAGTGCAACGATTTCTTAAAAATCACGGCTTAGTTAGGTGAGGTTGGTGACATAGGGGTGCCTATCAAATTGGATGTGTGTGCTCCCCCGAGGAGAAGATGGCccactacatttttttttcctacaaaaacattgaatctaataatttaataaacataatatttattaaatattgttattttaatatttatgattatcttattatgtttaaaaataataatatttaagtaaatataatgattttaaattgcggcaatataaaaatatgttattttatgaaaagtttttttaaatgttgttgTTGGCAAATTTGTCCAAGCTTTTTAATGTTGTAGCATTTGTTGTTAAAGTAGGTGTTTCCAGCATTATTACATTAAGCTCACATGCAACACATTTGGCAAGTATTGATAAGAACATGGGTAGACCACCCACCACCCGAGCAATCATTCACTGAAATCATACGATTCTGACAATTGAACTGCAACAAGGCAAGACAGGTGATTATTtcattgaaaacataaatttcGTGCTGGTCCAGTGATCATCGATCTCAGCCTCTCTGGCAtcgcatttaattttttttattaatataaatattcgaGTTAATTTGATTCTACTTTTAACTAATTCAACggattctaaaattaacgattatgaaaatttttaattattctgagatttataaaactcgtactagtgatttttaaaaaacaaatctaaaatttaaccaattaaacttttttaattttaatttttctttttaaacaaatacAGGAACTGAAGTTTTACATGAAGCTATCCAATCA is part of the Populus trichocarpa isolate Nisqually-1 chromosome 2, P.trichocarpa_v4.1, whole genome shotgun sequence genome and encodes:
- the LOC7457390 gene encoding transcription factor CPC isoform X1; its protein translation is MDRRRRKQAKTTTHCSDQATSQLFLCDDLVEVSSIEWEFINMSEQEEDLIYRMYKLVGDRWALIAGRIPGRKAEEIERYWIMRHCEGFASRRKEQKRDCVIVTVIVISLAYRP
- the LOC7457390 gene encoding transcription factor CPC isoform X2; the protein is MDRRRRKQAKTTTHCSDQEVSSIEWEFINMSEQEEDLIYRMYKLVGDRWALIAGRIPGRKAEEIERYWIMRHCEGFASRRKEQKRDCVIVTVIVISLAYRP